Genomic window (Hydrogenimonas cancrithermarum):
GGAGTGTTTCATATGGGGTGAAAAACTGAAACAGGTGATATCCGCACCCGTAGCACCGATCGGATCACCTTTGTAGGTGCCGCCAAGCGCGTCACTGGCATCTTCGACGATCTTGATGTTGAAACGGTTCGCGATATCGTAGAGCCGCTCGAGATCGGTCGGCTGGCCGCCGACATGGTTGATGATGGCACCTTTGAGTTTTTTCGACTTGTTCTCTTCGAGTATTTTTTCGAAAGCGTCCAAATCGATATTGAAATCTTCACTGTCGATATCGACGAATATCGGCTCGGCGTCGAAGTGACGCACCACTTCCGGAACGGAAGGAAAAGAGTTGACGGAGCAGATTATCTTGTCGCCGCGTTTGAGATCCATTGCACACATCGCCAAATGAAGTGCCGATGTTCCGCTGTTGGCCGAAACGGCATAGGTCGCTCCAGTCTTTTTCATGAACGCTTTTTCGAGATCTTCGATCTTCGAAGCACCTTGGAGATCAAGTACCTCTTCAATCTGCTGACGTTCTGCGTTGCTGATGTCCGGTTTGAAAAAAGGAATCTCACGTGCCATACAAAATGCTCCTGTGAAAATATATTGTGTTCATAATACTGATATTAGTATTAATCGCAGCTTTTATATATAGTTGAGCATTGTAAGGTCGACTTATTCACATTTTTTCGCACCCATTCGTTTCAGTTCGTCACATGCGAAACCGGCTGCGCGGCGCGCTTCGACATTGAGCTGAAAGTTCCGTTTCTCCATACCCGGATAGAAGCGCTCGATGATTTCGAAATAGACCCCGGGATCGAGATCGCGCTTGTCGCAGACATACCGGAACCATCTGTCCCCTTTGGTCACATGGTCGATCTCTTCCTCGAGAATAATCCCGAGCGCCTCCGATATCGCTTCGAGCATCGGTGTAGAGGGGTAGCTTTTCAGCTTCTGAATGATTTTCGGGTTCGCATCGAGGCCGTTGGCCTCCAGGTAGCGCGGTACCACGGCCATACGCTCCAGAATATCCCCTCCACTCTTTCGCCCTGCATCGAACAGCGAGGTATGGACCGGGTAGTCGCCGTAGCGAACCCCGATGCGCCGCATCAAAGCGTCGAGCATCCGAAAGTGTCGAACCTCGTCGTGTGCCACTTCGATCCAATCGGCATAGTACCCATGCGGCATATTTCGGAAACGGTAGGCCGAGTCGAGCGCCAGATCGATCGCACTGTACTCGATGTGTGCCACCGCATGCAGAAGCACACCCTGCCCCTCTTCGGTATCGAAATGTTTTCGTTTGGGTACGTCACGTGGACGGACAATCGTGACGATCTGTGCATAGGAGGGTCTTTCAGGACGCTCCACCGGCGAATCGTGATCGAACGTCAGCCTGTTTTGGCGTAAATTTGTGTACAATTGCTCAACCAGTTCCCCCTTTTTTGAGGGGTCACTTTCACACATAGCGCGTAAAGTTTCATCGAAAAATTCCATAAAGGGATTATACCATGCAGATACAGATGCAACCCATGGGCCCCTACCAGACCAACTGTTATATCGTCACGGTCGACGGGAAAGATTTTATCGTCGATCCGGGAGTCGATGCCACCGAATGGGTTTTGAAACATGTCAAAAACCCTGTCGCCATTCTCAACACCCACGGGCACTTCGACCATGTCTGGAGCAATCAGGAGATCAAAGAGA
Coding sequences:
- a CDS encoding ferritin-like domain-containing protein; this translates as MYTNLRQNRLTFDHDSPVERPERPSYAQIVTIVRPRDVPKRKHFDTEEGQGVLLHAVAHIEYSAIDLALDSAYRFRNMPHGYYADWIEVAHDEVRHFRMLDALMRRIGVRYGDYPVHTSLFDAGRKSGGDILERMAVVPRYLEANGLDANPKIIQKLKSYPSTPMLEAISEALGIILEEEIDHVTKGDRWFRYVCDKRDLDPGVYFEIIERFYPGMEKRNFQLNVEARRAAGFACDELKRMGAKKCE